A genomic segment from Diospyros lotus cultivar Yz01 chromosome 5, ASM1463336v1, whole genome shotgun sequence encodes:
- the LOC127802032 gene encoding uncharacterized protein LOC127802032 produces MCSTAPRYPICAKYPTLYPPECPKCSALSSSSGCQEYYYNLVEAVNNYTGSPVDEYSFGAGLRKFWEEWDLRILILYILYTQLYLLIFGRFRRRSKRKFLINLNVSLLYIFADLLAAIALGKLSKVKDEGTLNKEAVFPKFKPDEMCNPDKPESLLRGLWAPVILFYLGGPDTITLLYIEETQLWLKHLISLLTQGGRACFVLIETWTPSGLSVLSLFMWISGMIKYAERTWVIKSRARAISEGCLQPDDCTVMDFVGISPSSPNRKLELEKKTQLVVEGYICFRTLKPHIPGYHGLKRPLAKFIKEDTDPKDIFKQIEIELGFMYDVLFSKVGTIFTAWGFILRFITLSCVVCVLVGFFMVDKSSTKDLKDDVQTTIILLLGAIFLEIVGLLLQLVSDWAVVWAWKHQSKLSSPILFLHEHLISHSRWSKEVGQFSLLNFCIKYEAKVFDGMVRAVCGWRKLLSINFSLPSRKANKAIKVLIINQLRERSQNNSGQPSQISSMKTGEWTLTKYRLKEAPNWPKWTMNIEFGEAIVLWHLATDICYHDEEPTNDSEAAKRLSNYMMHLLLICPNSLPFCNTDGDFLTACADIMEILKNKKLALADVWEQCKSPTVKRAKDLASALMQKPNEERWEIMSSMWVEMLCHAAKECKLKNHAQELRHGGEFLTHVWLLLMHFGIYGDQERIVPPDLRPNAQEGIKGFNDFTQSTFFEGCELSSF; encoded by the coding sequence ATGTGCAGCACAGCCCCAAGGTATCCCATATGTGCCAAGTATCCCACCCTGTATCCTCCCGAGTGTCCCAAGTGCTCagcattgtcttcttcttctggaTGTCAAGAATATTATTACAATCTTGTCGAGGCTGTAAACAACTATACGGGGTCTCCGGTTGATGAGTACAGCTTCGGTGCTGGACTACGGAAATTCTGGGAAGAATGGGACCTCAGGATTCTAATTCTATACATCCTCTATACTCAGTTGTACCTCCTCATTTTTGGACGCTTTAGGAGGAGATCGAAAAGGAAGTTCTTGATCAATCTGAATGTGTCGTTGCTGTATATTTTTGCTGACTTGTTGGCAGCTATTGCTCTCGGGAAGCTCTCCAAAGTCAAAGACGAAGGCACTCTTAATAAAGAAGcggtttttccaaaattcaagCCAGATGAAATGTGCAACCCTGATAAACCAGAAAGTTTGTTAAGGGGTTTATGGGCACCGGTTATCCTGTTCTATCTTGGAGGTCCAGACACAATAACTCTCTTATACATCGAAGAAACTCAGCTGTGGCTGAAACACCTAATATCGCTGTTAACACAAGGCGGAAGAGCATGTTTCGTTTTGATTGAGACCTGGACTCCTTCTGGACTCTCTGTTCTGAGTCTGTTCATGTGGATTTCTGGAATGATCAAGTATGCAGAGCGAACATGGGTTATCAAGTCAAGAGCCCGGGCAATCTCTGAAGGTTGTCTTCAACCAGATGATTGCACCGTTATGGATTTTGTTGGCATTAGTCCTTCTTCACCGAACAGGAAGCTTGAGCTCGAAAAAAAAACACAGCTCGTGGTTGAAGGTTATATCTGTTTCCGGACCTTGAAGCCTCATATTCCTGGCTATCATGGGCTCAAGAGGCCGCTAGCCAAATTCATCAAAGAGGATACAGATCCTAAGGACATTTTCAAACAGATTGAGATTGAGTTGGGGTTCATGTATGATGTGCTCTTCAGCAAGGTAGGCACAATTTTTACAGCATGGGGTTTCATTCTCCGGTTTATTACCTTATCTTGTGTAGTTTGTGTGTTGGTGGGATTCTTCATGGTTGACAAGTCTAGTACTAAAGATTTGAAAGATGATGTCCAAACTACCATCATTCTGCTACTTGGAGCCATTTTCTTGGAGATAGTTGGACTTCTTCTTCAACTTGTTTCAGACTGGGCAGTGGTTTGGGCATGGAAGCACCAGAGCAAGTTGTCAAGTCCAATACTTTTTCTTCACGAACATCTAATCTCTCACAGCAGATGGTCTAAGGAAGTGGGACAATTTAGTTTACTGAACTTTTGCATCAAATATGAGGCGAAGGTGTTCGATGGAATGGTTCGGGCTGTGTGTGGCTGGAGGAAACTTCTAAGCATCAATTTCAGCTTGCCTTCGAGGAAAGCAAATAAGGCTATAAAAGTATTAATCATCAATCAGCTTAGAGAGAGATCACAGAACAATTCAGGACAACCTTCCCAGATATCATCCATGAAAACAGGTGAGTGGACGCTTACTAAATATCGATTGAAGGAAGCGCCCAACTGGCCCAAGTGGACCATGAACATAGAATTTGGCGAAGCTATTGTTCTGTGGCACCTTGCCACAGACATCTGCTATCATGATGAAGAACCAACGAATGATTCAGAAGCAGCCAAAAGATTGTCAAATTACATGATGCATCTTCTTCTCATATGTCCTAATTCATTACCCTTCTGCAACACGGATGGCGACTTCTTGACGGCTTGTGCAGATATAATGGAAATTTTGAAGAACAAAAAACTTGCACTCGCTGATGTATGGGAGCAATGCAAAAGTCCCACAGTGAAACGTGCGAAAGATCTTGCCAGTGCGTTGATGCAGAAACCGAACGAGGAAAGATGGGAGATCATGAGCAGTATGTGGGTGGAGATGCTGTGCCATGCCGCGAAGGAGTGTAAACTGAAAAACCACGCCCAAGAGCTCAGACATGGCGGAGAATTTCTGACTCATGTGTGGCTGCTACTCATGCACTTCGGCATATATGGAGACCAAGAGAGAATTGTACCTCCAGATTTAAGGCCCAATGCGCAGGAAGGAATCAAAGGTTTCAACGATTTCACTCAATCAACGTTCTTTGAGGGCTGTGAACTCAGTAGCTTTTAA